The Rhipicephalus sanguineus isolate Rsan-2018 chromosome 7, BIME_Rsan_1.4, whole genome shotgun sequence genome includes a window with the following:
- the LOC119399499 gene encoding putative ATP synthase subunit f, mitochondrial: MAFGDYPPEYNPRVHGPYDPSRYYGKPDTPFSELRLSEIPAWLARRNKNPRAFAGLCSRAFWRWQMKYVQPKYAGLTPLIQFAVGTSLIFYYLNYGKLKHERRYKYH; encoded by the exons ATGGCCTTCGGAGACTACCCTCCCGAGTACAATCCTAGGGTCCACGGACCTTACGACCCGTCTCGCTACTATGGAAAAC CGGACACTCCCTTCTCTGAGCTGCGTCTCAGCGAGATTCCAGCCTGGCTGGCCAGGCGGAACAAGAACCCGAGGGCCTTTGCTGGGCTCTGCAGTAGAG CGTTCTGGCGCTGGCAGATGAAGTACGTGCAGCCCAAGTACGCAGGCCTGACGCCACTGATCCAGTTTGCTGTGGGCACTTCGCTGATTTTCTACTATCTGAACTACGGCAAGCTCA